From one Prochlorococcus marinus str. MIT 0912 genomic stretch:
- a CDS encoding phosphoesterase has protein sequence MIERWALLSGLMGDLETYELIQKDLKNTRGDITLFVLGDVVGPDKNCDALLNRLVNPHRGDLKPHCIYGWWEEQLLAESGYRGERKADALRLNKGDDAVNALMNAVDPYYLGWISSLQFGFVELDCGLIHGSSKDVGDILTMQTPPLTLLDRITRLNVNRLFTARSKQQFHLELTDAVVDSKVKDLNGKRNQEHTLPKRAVIGIGAGANYTLYDVGSDQTHFLTVGDVTKSRGRGFA, from the coding sequence TGAACGTTGGGCACTTTTAAGTGGTCTTATGGGTGATCTTGAGACCTATGAATTGATTCAAAAAGATTTAAAAAATACTCGCGGAGATATAACTCTTTTTGTTTTAGGAGACGTTGTAGGACCAGATAAGAATTGTGATGCACTTTTAAATAGATTAGTAAATCCTCATCGTGGTGATTTGAAACCTCACTGTATCTATGGCTGGTGGGAGGAACAATTATTGGCAGAATCAGGTTACCGTGGGGAGAGAAAGGCAGATGCTTTACGACTCAATAAAGGAGACGATGCTGTCAATGCTCTTATGAATGCTGTAGATCCATATTATTTGGGATGGATATCATCACTACAATTTGGATTTGTAGAACTTGATTGTGGTTTGATTCATGGAAGTTCAAAAGATGTAGGAGACATTCTGACAATGCAAACACCTCCACTTACTCTTCTTGATCGAATTACTCGCCTTAATGTGAATAGATTATTCACAGCTAGAAGTAAACAGCAATTTCATCTTGAGTTGACTGATGCTGTAGTTGACTCAAAAGTAAAAGATTTAAATGGAAAACGAAACCAGGAACATACTCTTCCTAAACGTGCAGTGATAGGAATTGGAGCAGGGGCTAATTACACCCTTTATGACGTTGGCAGTGATCAGACTCACTTCTTAACGGTGGGTGATGTCACTAAATCCAGAGGGCGAGGGTTCGCGTAA